Proteins encoded by one window of Ulvibacter sp. MAR_2010_11:
- a CDS encoding DNA-3-methyladenine glycosylase I, which produces MKKQRCTWCGEDPLYVAYHDNEWGVPVFDDATLFEFLILETFQAGLSWITILRKRENFRKAFDNFDYKKIAAYKHPKIDKLLQDSGIIRNKLKIHSAVSNAVAFMEVQKEFGSFSKYIWGFTNGKPIKNKLNAHSEIPANTPLSDTISKDLKKRGFKFVGTTVVYAHMQATGMVNDHLVSCFRYEEV; this is translated from the coding sequence ATGAAAAAACAACGATGCACGTGGTGTGGGGAAGACCCGCTTTATGTGGCTTATCACGACAACGAATGGGGTGTTCCCGTTTTTGATGATGCTACACTTTTCGAATTTTTAATATTGGAAACCTTTCAGGCCGGGTTAAGCTGGATCACTATTCTCCGGAAACGCGAAAATTTCAGAAAGGCATTCGACAATTTCGATTATAAAAAAATAGCCGCCTACAAACATCCTAAGATTGATAAACTGCTTCAAGATTCCGGGATAATTCGCAATAAATTGAAAATTCATTCTGCAGTTAGCAATGCCGTGGCCTTTATGGAAGTGCAAAAGGAATTTGGAAGTTTTAGTAAGTACATCTGGGGTTTCACGAACGGCAAACCGATTAAGAATAAATTAAACGCCCATTCCGAAATTCCGGCAAACACTCCCTTAAGTGATACCATAAGCAAGGATTTAAAAAAACGCGGATTTAAATTCGTAGGAACTACTGTGGTATACGCCCATATGCAAGCTACCGGTATGGTCAATGACCATCTGGTTAGCTGTTTCCGTTACGAGGAGGTATGA
- the truB gene encoding tRNA pseudouridine(55) synthase TruB has product MTAEDYTTGQVILIDKPLEWTSFQVVNKVRWLIRQQFNLKKIKVGHAGTLDPLATGLLILCTGKFTKQIDTYQAQVKEYTGTFTLGATTPSYDLETAIDQTFDISGITSEKIEAATQQFIGDIQQQPPVFSALKKDGKRLYEFARAGEEVEIPTRTVMISEFEITKIDLPLVNFRVVCSKGTYIRSLANDFGKALDNGAHLSVLRRTKIGDFSVENAITPEAFEAQFTS; this is encoded by the coding sequence ATGACGGCTGAAGATTATACCACCGGACAAGTAATTTTAATAGACAAGCCTTTAGAATGGACTTCCTTTCAGGTGGTGAACAAGGTGCGTTGGTTAATTAGACAACAATTCAATTTAAAAAAGATAAAGGTAGGGCATGCCGGAACGCTGGATCCTTTGGCAACAGGTTTATTAATACTTTGCACAGGGAAGTTTACCAAGCAAATAGATACCTATCAGGCGCAGGTAAAGGAATACACCGGAACTTTTACCTTGGGAGCCACTACGCCCAGCTACGATCTGGAAACAGCAATTGATCAAACTTTCGATATTTCGGGGATTACTTCCGAAAAAATTGAAGCCGCCACTCAGCAATTTATTGGCGACATCCAACAACAACCCCCTGTTTTTTCAGCATTAAAAAAAGACGGCAAGCGGTTGTACGAATTTGCCCGAGCAGGTGAAGAGGTGGAAATTCCAACGCGCACCGTAATGATTTCAGAGTTTGAAATCACCAAAATTGATCTTCCACTGGTAAATTTTCGGGTGGTATGCAGCAAAGGAACCTATATTCGGTCACTTGCCAACGACTTCGGAAAGGCATTGGACAACGGCGCGCATCTTTCGGTATTACGACGGACTAAAATAGGGGATTTTTCGGTGGAAAATGCCATCACACCTGAAGCTTTTGAAGCACAATTTACTAGTTAA
- a CDS encoding undecaprenyl-diphosphate phosphatase: MDAWEAIILGIVQGFTEFLPVSSSGHLELGKALLGDTSVPEESLLFTVVLHFATALSTVVVFRKDVIELLSGLLKFKWNEETQFVFKIGLSMIPAVVIGLLFEEELESLFGGNIAFVGCMLIVTAILLWMADRAKDTDKKVSFGNAVIIGISQAIAMLPGISRSGATISTSVLLGNDKSKAARFSFLMVVPLIFGKIAKDIFSGELSAESTNLTTLGLGFAAAFICGLIACTWMISLVKKSKLRYFAIYCIVVGLLAIVLSFY; encoded by the coding sequence ATGGACGCTTGGGAAGCCATTATCCTTGGTATTGTTCAGGGGTTTACCGAATTTTTGCCGGTTTCATCCAGCGGACATCTGGAATTGGGCAAAGCACTTTTAGGAGACACTTCGGTTCCTGAAGAAAGTTTATTGTTTACCGTAGTCCTTCACTTTGCAACAGCCTTGAGTACGGTTGTGGTTTTTAGGAAGGACGTTATTGAATTACTTAGTGGTCTCTTAAAATTTAAATGGAACGAGGAAACACAATTCGTTTTTAAAATAGGCCTTTCCATGATTCCTGCCGTGGTTATTGGATTGCTTTTCGAAGAAGAACTGGAATCCCTTTTTGGCGGAAACATTGCCTTTGTAGGCTGTATGCTTATTGTTACAGCAATCTTGTTATGGATGGCAGACAGAGCCAAGGATACAGACAAGAAAGTCTCTTTTGGGAATGCCGTGATTATTGGTATTTCACAGGCCATTGCTATGCTTCCGGGAATCTCCCGAAGCGGTGCAACTATTTCCACTTCGGTATTGTTAGGTAATGACAAGAGCAAGGCGGCACGCTTCTCCTTTTTAATGGTGGTCCCTTTAATCTTCGGAAAGATCGCCAAAGACATTTTTAGTGGTGAGCTTTCTGCCGAAAGCACTAATTTAACGACACTCGGATTAGGATTTGCTGCTGCTTTTATCTGCGGATTAATAGCCTGTACCTGGATGATTTCTCTGGTGAAGAAAAGCAAATTGCGCTATTTTGCCATTTACTGTATAGTGGTGGGACTCCTTGCAATTGTATTAAGTTTTTACTAA